In Ailuropoda melanoleuca isolate Jingjing chromosome 4, ASM200744v2, whole genome shotgun sequence, the following proteins share a genomic window:
- the C4H19orf25 gene encoding UPF0449 protein C19orf25 homolog, which translates to MGSKAKKRVVLPTRPAPPTVEQILEDVRGAPPDDPVFTALALEDSPGLSGRPEDTEAQREQLYQQSRAYVAVNQRLQRAGDGLKQKREGLRQAGEALGRDVGQVEQVALPGATAASLG; encoded by the exons ATGGGTTCCAAGGCCAAGAAGCGAGTGGTGCTGCCCACCCGCCCGGCGCCCCCCACGGTAGAGCAAATACTGGAGGACGTGCGGGGTGCGCCCCCCGACGACCCCGTTTTCACCGCCCTGGCCTTGGAAG ACTCCCCAGGCCTCTCCGGGAGGCCAGAGGACACGGAGGCACAGCGGGAGCAGCTCTACCAGCAGAGCCGAGCCTACGTGGCCGTGAATCAGCGGCTGCAGCGGGCGGGAGACGGGCTGAAGCAGAAACGTGAGGGGCTGCGGCAAGCTGGTGAGGCGCTGGGACGGGACGTCGGCCAGGTGGAGCAGGTGGCGCTGCCAGGAGCCACGGCCGCCTCCTTGGGCTGA
- the PCSK4 gene encoding proprotein convertase subtilisin/kexin type 4: MRPARTALWLRLVVALGLALVGPLPVGWSSVRAPIYVSSWAVRVSQGYQEAERLARKFGFVNLGQIFPDGQYYHLRHRGVVQQSLTPHWGHRLRLKKDPKWFEQQTLQRRVKRSVVVPTDPWFPKQWYMNNKVQPDLNIMQVWSQGLSGQGVVVSVLDDGIEKDHPDLWANYDPLASYDFNDYDPDPQPRYTPSDENRHGTRCAGEVAAIANNGFCGTGVAYNARIGGVRMLDGAVTDVTEAQSLSLQPQHIHIYSASWGPEDDGRTVDGPGILTREAFRRGVTEGRGGLGTLFVWASGNGGLHYDNCNCDGYTNSIHTLSVGSTTRQGRVPWYSEACASTLTTTYSSGVAADPQIVTTDLHHQCTDKHTGTSASAPLAAGMIALALEANPFLTWRDMQHLVVRASRPAQLQAEDWRTNGVGRQVSHHYGYGLLDARLLVDMARTWLPTQPQQRCAVQIVHTPTRPAGGALTPHAAPSPILPLMQVRKNVSACAGRANHIRSLEHVQVRLSLSYSRRGDLEISLTSPMGTRSTLVAIRPLDVSGQGYNNWIFMSTHFWDEDPQGLWTLGLENKGSYFNTGMLYRYTLLLYGTAEDMTARPPGPQVTSSACVQRDTEGLCQECHSPAYILGHLCLAYCPSSCRGGSPLNCTARPPSYAPDEHRGSCSGPVPPNSPPPAHRSGPPQLPPWPSPGRGPGLAGRGRREPLPLQCPLCRLPAAVWGPRQCWGQPGSGCWRAPRDI, from the exons atGCGGCCCGCCCGGACTGCGCTCTGGCTGCGCCTAGTCgtggccctgggcctggccctcGTTGGCCCCCTGCCTGTGGGGTGGTCCTCGGTCCGGGCCCCCATCTATGTCAGCAGCTGGGCCGTGCGGGTGTCCCAGGGCTACCAGGAGGCCGAGCGCCTGGCGCGCAAATTCGGCTTCGTCAACTTGGGGCAG ATCTTTCCTGACGGGCAGTACTACCACCTGCGACACCGGGGCGTGGTCCAGCAGTCCCTGACCCCACACTGGGGCCATCGCCTGCGCCTAAAGAAAGACCCCAAG TGGTTTGAGCAGCAGACGCTCCAGCGGCGGGTGAAGCGCTCGGTGGTGGTACCCACAGACCCCTGGTTCCCCAAGCAGTGGTACATG AACAACAAGGTGCAGCCGGACCTGAACATCATGCAGGTCTGGAGCCAGGGGCTGTCGGGCCAGGGCGTTGTGGTCTCTGTCCTGGACGACGGCATCGAGAAGGACCACCCAGACCTCTGGGCCAACTAC GACCCCCTGGCCAGCTACGACTTCAACGACTATGACCCAGACCCCCAGCCGCGATACACTCCCAGTGACGAGAACCG GCATGGGACCCGCTGTGCCGGGGAAGTGGCGGCAATAGCGAACAACGGGTTCTGCGGCACAGGTGTCGCCTACAATGCCCGCATTGGAG GCGTGCGCATGCTGGACGGCGCCGTCACGGACGTCACTGAGGCCCAGTCGCTGAGCCTGCAGCCTCAGCACATCCACATCTACAGCGCGAGCTGGGGCCCCGAGGACGACGGCCGCACGGTGGACGGCCCGGGCATCCTCACCCGTGAGGCCTTCAGGCGCGGCGTGACCGAG GGCCGTGGTGGGCTGGGCACGCTCTTCGTCTGGGCGTCGGGCAACGGCGGCCTGCACTATGACAACTGCAACTGTGACGGCTACACCAACAGCATCCACACGCTCTCGGTGGGCAGCACCACCCGGCAGGGCCGCGTGCCCTGGTACAGCGAGGCCTGCGCCTCCACGCTCACCACCACCTACAGCAGCGGCGTGGCCGCTGACCCGCAGATC GTCACCACAGACCTGCACCACCAGTGCACGGACAAACACACGGGCACCTCGGCCTCGGCCCCTCTGGCTGCAGGCATGATCGCCCTGGCTCTGGAGGCCAA CCCATTCTTGACGTGGAGGGACATGCAGCACCTGGTGGTCCGCGCGTCCAGGCCGGCGCAACTCCAGGCTGAGGACTGGAGGACCAACGGTGTGGGGCGCCAAG TGAGCCACCACTACGGCTACGGGCTGCTGGACGCCAGGCTGCTGGTGGACATGGCTCGGACGTGGCTGCCCACACAGCCCCAGCAGAGATGCGCCGTCCAGATCGTGCACACCCCCAC caggcccGCAGGAGGGGCCCTCACCCCCCACGCCGCCCCTAGCCCCATCCTGCCGCTGATGCAAGTGCGGAAGAATGTGTCGGCCTGCGCCGGCCGTGCCAACCACATCCGCTCCCTGGAGCACGTGCAGGTGCGGCTGTCACTGTCCTACAGCCGCCGGGGGGACCTAGAGATCTCACTCACCAGCCCCATGGGCACCCGCTCCACGCTCGTGGCCATCAG ACCCTTGGATGTCAGTGGCCAAGGCTACAACAACTGGATCTTCATGTCTACCCACTTCTGGGACGAGGACCCCCAGGGCTTGTGGACTCTGGGCCTGGAGAACAAGGGTTCCTACTTTAATACGG GGATGCTGTACCGCTACACGCTGCTGCTCTACGGGACGGCCGAGGACATGACGGCGCGGCCCCCGGGCCCCCAGGTGACCAGCAGCGCGTGTGTGCAGCGGGACACAGAGGGGCTGTGCCAGG AATGCCACAGCCCCGCCTACATCCTGGGCCACCTCTGCCTCGCCTACTGCCCTTCGAG CTGCCGCGGCGGCTCCCCGCTCAACTGCACCGCCCGCCCCCCGTCGTACGCGCCGGACGAGCACCGGGGCTCCTGCTCGGGACCTGTCCCTCCCAacagcccccccccagcccaccgCAGTGGCCCACCCCAGCTGCCACCGTGGCCGAGCCCAGGCCGCGGTCCTGGCCTTGCTGGCCGTGGCCGTCGGGAGCCCCTTCCTCTGCAGTGTCCTCTCTGTAGGCTGCCTGCTGCCGTGTGGGGGCCTCGCCAGTGCTGGGGGCAGCCCGGGTCCGGCTGCTGGCGGGCACCTAGAGACATCTGA
- the REEP6 gene encoding receptor expression-enhancing protein 6 codes for MDGLRQRFERLLEQRNLATEALGALEAKTGVDKRYLAAGAASLLSLYLLFGFGASLLCNVIGFVYPAYASIKAIESPSKDDDTMWLVYWVVYGLFGLAEFFSDLLLSWFPFYYAGKCAFLLFCMIPGPWNGAHMLYHRAIRPLFLKHHEAVDSIVRDFSGRALDVAAGITRDAKASVTQLQKDK; via the exons ATGGACGGCCTGCGCCAGCGCTTCGAGCGCCTTCTGGAACAGAGGAACTTGGCCACCGAAGCGCTAGGGGCTCTCGAAGCCAAGACAGGTGTCGACAAGCGGTACTTGGCCGCGG GAGCCGCCTCTCTGCTAAGCCTGTATCTTCTCTTCGGCTTCGGGGCGTCTCTACTGTGCAATGTAATCGGCTTTGTGTACCCAGCGTATGCTTC aaTCAAAGCAATCGAGAGCCCAAGCAAAGACGACGACACTATGTGGCTCGTCTACTGGGTGGTGTACGGCCTGTTCGGGCTGGCCGAGTTCTTCAGCGATCTACTCCTGTCCTGGTTCCCTTTCTACTACGCGGGCAAG TGCGCCTTCCTGTTGTTCTGCATGATTCCGGGACCTTGGAACGGGGCTCACATGCTGTATCATCGCGCCATTCGTCCACTGTTTCTAAAGCACCACGAGGCCGTGGACAGCATCGTGAGAGACTTCAGTGGGCGAGCTCTGGACGTGGCAGCAGGAATAACCCGGGACG CCAAAGCAAGCGTGACCCAGCTCCAGAAGGACAAGTGA